From Penicillium psychrofluorescens genome assembly, chromosome: 6, one genomic window encodes:
- a CDS encoding uncharacterized protein (ID:PFLUO_009588-T1.cds;~source:funannotate), with amino-acid sequence MYGIKQLFFLSFMLLAVSGSKGDKRTTVGIETEQKSRALNVMLDECSDVGEDEVFTVSVHKKCRVFTGPDCTGRNMLLTPGDHTSKDPVPIEAIYCHSS; translated from the exons ATGTACGGTATCAAGCAACTGTTCTTTTTGAGCTTCATGCTCTTGGCTGTCTCCGGAAGCAAGGGTGACAAGAGAACTACC GTTGGAATTGAAACAGAACAAAAGAGCCGGGCACTGAATGTAATGCTGGATGAGTGTTCTGACGTGGGAGAGGA TGAGGTTTTCACAGTATCCGTCCACAAGAAATGTCGCGTCTTCAC TGGACCAGATTGCACCGGCCGAAACATGCTGCTCACCCCGGGAGACCATACGTCCAAGGATCCCGTCCCCATTGAAGCCATTTACTGCCACTCGTCGTGA
- a CDS encoding uncharacterized protein (ID:PFLUO_009589-T1.cds;~source:funannotate), with protein sequence MVQRAVRLSECASNDSWSVAELCPHKDRAQRRNPSADIFDLRLSDYIQVLQYLDNSMATGRYTDQYYPQTSSLCAAFSDSDLVTGDMAIVPWERPPTPSSLWLTSMESFFFGSSGLVLSPGPLLKPSPLAIKAPPDRHDGGMYMGQPYPEIDEEHLDPFGRIWADCPILGE encoded by the coding sequence ATGGTCCAGCGTGCAGTGCGACTATCCGAATGCGCCTCCAATGACTCTTGGTCTGTAGCCGAGCTCTGTCCTCATAAGGACCGGGCTCAGCGTCGGAACCCTTCGGCTGACATATTCGATCTGCGCCTTAGCGATTACATCCAAGTTCTCCAGTATCTGGACAATTCTATGGCCACGGGGCGATACACCGATCAGTACTATCCCCAAACGAGCTCTCTTTGTGCGGCATTTTCCGATTCAGACCTTGTCACTGGAGACATGGCCATTGTTCCTTGGGAGCGCCCACCCACGCCCAGTTCACTCTGGCTTACATCGATGGAAAGCTTCTTTTTCGGATCATCTGGGTTGGTACTATCGCCCGGTCCACTTCTAAAACCATCGCCGTTGGCCATTAAAGCGCCGCCTGACCGCCATGATGGCGGCATGTATATGGGGCAACCGTATCCGGAAATCGACGAAGAACATTTAGACCCATTTGGGCGAATATGGGCAGATTGCCCGATTCTTGGGGAATAG
- a CDS encoding uncharacterized protein (ID:PFLUO_009590-T1.cds;~source:funannotate) translates to MAPSVLVDPVSGQQDVSKSRVAGRTVIPTTFPNPSLQVTADHQLKFVEAPVYAARRGEALVHIKATGICGSDIHFWKTGRIGSLVFEGDCIIGHEAAGVVLQCGEGVTHLKPGDRVAVEPGVPCGECFLCNEGRYNLCEDVQFAGVYPYDGTIQRYKVHPATWLHKLPDNVSFAEGALLEPLSVVMHGIKTAGLSLGRGVVVCGAGPIGLIALAAARASGAHPIVVTDVEPGRLAFAKDLVPSCVTYQVDLSKDAQENARAIRFLFGENEYVAPETVLECTGVESSVCTAAYTARRGGTVMVIGVGKTIMNNLPFMHLSLAEIDLRFINRYRDTWPPAIACLSGGILDLKKLVSHVFPLEKAQDALHLCVDPRNGSIKVLVVDDTTVAI, encoded by the exons ATGGCGCCCTCTGTCCTGGTAGACCCAGTCAGCGGCCAGCAGGACGTCTCGAAGTCGAGGGTCGCCGGCCGCACCGTTATCCCGACCACGTTCCCGAATCCGTCTCTTCAGGTGACAGCCGATCATCAATTGAAATTCGTGGAGGCGCCAGTCTACGCGGCACGGCGGGGGGAGGCTTTGGTGCACATCAAAGCCACGGGGATCTGTGGGTCCGACATTCATTTCTGGAAAACCGGGCGCATCGGGTCACTCGTGTTTGAAGGCGACTGCATTATCGGCCACGAGGCAGCCGGAGTGGTTCTCCAGTGTGGCGAGGGCGTCACTCATTTGAAACCGG GCGACCGAGTAGCAGTCGAGCCCGGCGTTCCGTGCGGGGAGTGTTTCCTCTGTAATGAGGGCCGCTACAATTTGTGTGAGGATGTTCAATTTGCCGGTGTCTACCCCTACGACGGGACCATTCAGCGCTACAAAGTGCACCCAGCTACATGGCTGCATAAACTGCCGGACAATGTCAGCTTCGCCGAGGGCGCTCTCCTGGAGCCACTCTCGGTGGTGATGCATGGGATCAAGACGGCAGGGCTTTCCCTAGGCCGTGGTGTGGTTGTTTGTGGTGCTGGTCCCATTGGGTTGATCGCGCTGGCTGCGGCGCGTGCCTCGGGAGCTCACCCCATTGTCGTGACGGATGTCGAACCGGGCCGATTGGCCTTTGCTAAGGACCTGGTGCCCTCCTGCGTCACTTACCAAGTCGATCTCTCAAAAGATGCGCAGGAAAACGCCCGCGCGATCCGGTTCCTATTTGGGGAGAATGAGTATGTCGCGCCGGAGACGGTCCTAGAGTGCACGGGCGTGGAGAGCAGCGTGTGTACGGCGGCATACACGGCACGGCGAGGCGGTACGGTGATGGTGATTGGGGTAGGCAAGACCATCATGAATAATTTGCCTTTTATGCATCTTTCCCTTGCCGAG ATTGACTTGCGGTTTATCAATCGGTACCGGGACACCTGGCCCCCCGCTATTGCTTGCCTCAGCGGAGGCATTCTCGACTTGAAGAAGCTCGTCTCGCATGTTTTCCCGTTGGAGAAAGCGCAGGATGCGTTGCATCTCTGTGTCGACCCTCGCAACGGGAGTATCAAGGTActggtggtggatgacaCGACAGTTGCAATATGA
- a CDS encoding uncharacterized protein (ID:PFLUO_009591-T1.cds;~source:funannotate): MTVQQSHANGTSKSAIPLVQQLSKDHDLVLKTFRLLIADLCQQFNGGHPGGAIGMAAIGVALWRYVMHYAPHTPDFFNRDRFVLSNGHTCLFQYTFLHLTGYKAMTFDQLKSYHSDRVETLCPGHPEIEHEGIEVTTGPLGQGVANAVGLAMATKNLAATYNRPGYDIVSNHTWCMIGDACLQEGVALEAISLAGHLRLNNLTVMYDNNQITCDGSVDLTNTEDVNAKMRACGWDVIDVADGCFDIEGLVRALEQARASTDKPTFINVKTVIGLHSSVEGTAVAHGAAFGPKNVADMKIAYGFDQEEHFVIGDTVRQFFENIPVRGKQWVKKWDQLLSEYIAQYPDLGAEFQARVRGGLPVNWRQLIPSSFPDKATASRVSSGLVFNPIAKEVKSFMVGTADLSPSVNMIWPGKVDFQHPDLRTACNINGNYSGRYIHYGVREHAMCAVSNGLAAYAPNTIIPVTSSFFMFYLYAAPAVRMGALQNLQIIHCATHDSIGMGEDGPTHQPIELAALYRAMPNLLYIRPGDSEETAGAWLAAISAKKTPSIISTSRHALPQLSQTHRDGVAQGAYVLTEEDSAAVTLIGVGAELSFAVDVARQLRGQNGITARVISFPCQRLFEQQSLEYKRDTLRRHRGIPAVVIEPYAPNGWERYADAGICVKRFGHSLPGKAAYKFFGYEVDVLTTKVVNYLERLRGDGLLRGEFVEL, translated from the exons ATGACCGTACAACAGTCTCACGCCAACGGCACTTCCAAGTCTGCCATACCTCTGGTTCAGCAGCTGTCCAAGGACCACGATCTGGTACTCAAGACGTTTCGCCTCCTGATCGCGGATCTGTGCCAGCAGTTCAACGGCGGTCATCCCGG CGGTGCGATtggcatggccgccatcggTGTTGCGCTGTGGAGGTATGTGATGCACTATGCACCCCATACCCCAGACTTCTTCAACCGGGACCGCTTCGTTCTTTCAAATG GCCATACCTGCCTTTTCCAGTACACCTTCCTTCACCTCACTGGCTACAAGGCCATGACATTCGACCAGCTCAAATCATACCACTCGGACCGCGTGGAAACGCTGTGCCCTGGACACCCAGAAATCGAACACGAAGGGATTGAGGTGACGACCGGACCACTGGGACAGGGGGTTGCCAACGCCGTTgggttggcgatggcgacCAAGAACCTGGCTGCCACCTACAATCGGCCTGGATACGACATTGTGTCCAACCACACGTGGTGCATGATTGGAGATGCTTGTCTGCAGGAGGGCGTTGCCCTCGAGGCCATTTCGCTGGCGGGCCACCTGCgcctcaacaacctcaccGTGATGTATGACAATAACCAGATCACTTGCGACGGGTCCGTCGATCTCACTAACACGGAAGATGTCAATGCCAAAATGCGCGCATGCGGCTGGGATGTGATCGACGTGGCGGATGGATGCTTTGACATCGAGGGACTTGTCCGGGCTCTGGAGCAGGCGCGCGCCTCGACCGACAAGCCGACCTTCATCAATGTTAAAACAGTCATTGGTCTGCATAGCAGTGTGGAGGGCACAGCTGTCGCACACGGTGCTGCTTTCGGCCCCAAGAATGTCGCAGATATGAAAATTGCGTATGGTTTCGACCAGGAGGAGCACTTCGTGATCGGCGATACCGTACGCCAGTTCTTTGAGAATATCCCTGTTCGGGGTAAGCAATGGGTGAAGAAATGGGACCAGCTGCTAAGCGAATATATCGCTCAGTATCCTGACCTTGGGGCCGAGTTTCAGGCCCGTGTTCGTGGAGGGCTGCCGGTAAACTGGCGGCAGCTCATCCCAAGCAGCTTCCCGGACAAAGCAACGGCTTCACGTGTTTCGTCGGGTCTTGTTTTTAACCCGATTGCAAAGGAAGTCAAGTCTTTCATGGTCGGAACCGCCGATCTGTCGCCTTCGGTGAACATGATCTGGCCGGGTAAAGTGGATTTCCAACAT CCCGATTTGCGCACCGCTTGCAATATCAACGGGAACTACTCTGGCAGGTACATCCATTATGGTGTTCGGGAACACGCGATGTGCGCCGTCTCTAATGGCTTGGCTGCCTACGCACCCAACACCATTATCCCCGTTACTTCATCGTTCTTCATGTTTTACCTGTATGCAGCGCCTGCAGTGCGAATGGGCGCCCTCCAGAATCTTCAGATTATTCACTGCGCTACCCACGACTCAATCGGTATGGGTGAGGATGGCCCAACTCATCAGCCCATTGAACTAGCTGCCTTGTACCGCGCCATGCCAAATCTGTTATATATTCGTCCTGGTGACAGCGAAGAAACGGCCGGTGCATGGCTGGCTGCGATCAGTGCAAAGAAGACCCCCAGCATCATCTCGACTTCGCGGCATGCATTACCTCAGCTTTCACAAACCCATCGGGATGGTGTGGCACAGGGCGCTTACGTCCTGACGGAAGAAGACTCGGCAGCAGTGACATTGATCGGCGTTGGGGCCGAGCTCTCCTTTGCAGTCGATGTGGCCCGTCAATTGAGGGGGCAGAATGGTATTACTGCCCGCGTGATTAGCTTCCCATGCCAGCGTCTGTTCGAGCAACAGTCGCTCGAGTATAAACGTGACACTTTGAGACGCCATCGCGGTATCCCTGCAGTGGTGATTGAGCCCTATGCACCTAACGGGTGGGAGCGGTATGCTGATGCAGGGATTTGTGTCAAGCGATTCGGCCACAGTCTGCCGGGCAAGGCGGCCTACAAGTTCTTCGGGTACGAAGTTGACGTGTTGACGACCAAGGTGGTAAACTACCTGGAGCGGTTGAGAGGGGACGGGTTGCTGCGCGGGGAATTTGTCGAGCTCTAG
- a CDS encoding uncharacterized protein (ID:PFLUO_009592-T1.cds;~source:funannotate), with protein sequence MAIQENARAAESVKSAADTVSGDAKNPCPDTKLTDAEQHHASNSAAPGELKRKLKSRHLQMIAIGGTIGTGLFISSGTALAYSGPAGALIAYIFVGSIVYSVMTSLGEVATYIPVPGAFTSYAARLIDPSLGFSMGWIYWFNWASTFAVELTASGAIIQYWDPSLNIAIFIGAFWVFITAINFLPVNFYGELEFWFSTIKVATVIGFMLFAIAVDCGVGKQGYLGFSTWENPGAFNTHIISNPESVGKFVGFWAVLVQAGFSYQGTELVGVAAGETEDPQRTVSSAIRKTFVRILLFFVLTIFFIGLVVPYDNKHLTTDNSNASSSPMVIAANLAGVKVLPGLINAVLLTVVLSAANSNVYSGSRILTGLAREGFAPRCFAFVTQKGVPYWSVSLTAAFGLLGFMNVSTSAGQVFNWLVNLSSVAGFVTWSSINACHIAFMRALAKQGISRDTLPYKAWFQPYLAWYGLFFNILIALTQGFTSFVPSFRVSDFFFAYICPIVFFVLYITHKVTMRTHFVSASEADLQTGRLHYEKDLTPCKAWYLRIWGWVTE encoded by the exons ATGGCGATTCAAGAGAATGCTCGTGCGGCGGAATCCGTGAAATCGGCTGCGGACACGGTCTCCGGGGATGCCAAAAATCCTTGTCCGGATACCAAATTGACTGATGCGGAGCAGCATCATGCCTCCAACTCTGCTGCTCCAGGGGAGCTAAAGCGCAAGCTGAAAAGTCGACACTTGCAAATGATCGCGATAG GCGGAACTATTGGCACGG GTCTTTTCATCTCCAGTGGCACAGCGCTCGCTTACTCAGGGCCGGCAGGAGCTTTGATAGCCTATATTTTCGTGGGTTCCATCGTATACTCCGTCATGACCTCCCTTGGCGAAGTCGCAACCTACATTCCAGTCCCCGGTGCCTTCACATCGTACGCCGCTCGATTAATCGACCCAAGCCTCGGATTTTCGATGGGCTGGATCTACTGGTTTAACTGGGCATCCACATTTGCAGTGGAGCTAACTGCGTCGGGGGCTATTATCCAGTACTGGGACCCGAGCCTAAATATTGCCATCTTTATTGGAGCCTTTTGGGTTTTTATAACCGCTATCAACTTCTTGCCAGTCAACTTTTATGGTGAGCTGGAATTTTGGTTCTCGACTATCAAAGTGGCGACTGTCATCGGATTTATGCTTTTCGCCATTGCCGTGGACTGTGGAGTTGGCAAACAGGGATATCTAGGGTTCAGCACATGGGAAAACCCTGGTGCGTTTAATACGCATATAATCTCAAACCCGGAATCCGTGGGCAAATTCGTGGGGTTCTGGGCCGTACTTGTCCAGGCCGGTTTTAGCTACCAAGGCACCGAGCTAGTCGGCGTGGCTGCAGGTGAGACCGAGGACCCTCAGCGCACTGTCTCATCCGCCATTCGCAAGACGTTCGTCCGCATCCTTCTGTTTTTTGTGTTGACCATCTTTTTCATTGGACTTGTTGTCCCCTATGACAATAAACACCTGACAACCGACAACTCCAATgcctcgtcttcgccaaTGGTCATTGCAGCCAACCTAGCAGGAGTGAAAGTTCTGCCGGGCCTGATCAACGCAGTCCTTTTGACAGTAGTCCTGTCGGCAGCTAACTCCAATGTGTACAGTGGCAGCCGAATCTTGACCGGATTGGCACGTGAAGGATTTGCTCCGCGATGCTTCGCTTTTGTGACGCAGAAAGGCGTGCCTTACTGGAGTGTCTCTCTCACTGCAGCCTTTGGTCTCCTCGGGTTCATGAACGTCTCCACCTCGGCGGGCCAGGTTTTTAATTGGCTAGTGAATCTGTCCAGTGTGGCGGGATTTGTGACATGGTCTTCGATTAACGCTTGTCATATCGCATTCATGCGCGCCTTGGCCAAACAAGGGATCTCTCGCGACACCCTTCCCTACAAAGCCTGGTTCCAGCCATATCTGGCTTGGTACGGACTGTTTTTCAACATCCTCATTGCCTTGACGCAGGGATTTACTTCCTTCGTCCCTAGTTTCCGTGTGTCTgattttttctttgcctATATCTGTCCAATTGTGTTTTTTGTTCTCTACATCACGCACAAGGTGACTATGAGGACTCATTTTGTTTCTGCCTCCGAGGCGGATCTTCAGACTGGCCGCTTGCATTACGAGAAAGATCTGACACCATGCAAGGCGTGGTACCTAAGAATTTGGGGTTGGGTGACAGAATAA
- a CDS encoding uncharacterized protein (ID:PFLUO_009593-T1.cds;~source:funannotate): MAVSLASSAYAGGMSQVLTDLNVSREVATLGVSLFVLGFAVGPLLWAPLSELIGRQIVFLVTFFSLSALCAAATASHNIWTLIILRFLAASFGSSPLTNAGGVIADIFPADQRGLATSLFAGAPFLGPSLGPVIGGFLGENAGWRWVQGFLAVFTGLIWVAEGLVIPETYAPLLLRKRAERLSAVTGKVYRSKLEAERDRVPISEMFRAALGRPWVLLFAEPIVLFLSLYMAIIYGTLYMLFDAFPIVFQEIRGWSQGIGSLPFLAVMIGMMIAVGINMYDNKRYVCIHKQHNGFAPPEARLPPTMWGGLAIPIGLFWFAWTNYPSIPWIVSVLAAAPFGFGMVLVFLGIMNYLIDAYTIYAASVLAANSIIRSCFGAVFPLFTTYMYQNLGIHWASCIPAFLAVVCVPFPFFFYRYGHAVRRKCKYAAEADDFIRSLAQKARDPSVADDQEAELEAEAVANQSAVLGISNSADEDSFSSRSSLERIETAYDVNPFDIDHVNTRNSAITQRSRSKGRRHWLFGLGTK; encoded by the coding sequence ATGGCTGTCTCACTGGCATCCTCCGCGTACGCCGGAGGGATGAGTCAGGTGCTGACGGATCTGAATGTGAGCCGGGAGGTTGCAACATTGGGTGTGTCTTTGTTTGTGCTTGGATTTGCAGTCGGTCCCTTGCTATGGGCGCCTCTCAGCGAGCTCATCGGCCGCCAGATTGTGTTTCTGGTTactttcttctcgctctctgCACTTTGCGCCGCAGCAACGGCGTCACATAATATCTGGACTTTGATTATTCTCCGATTTCTTGCAGCATCCTTTGGTTCGTCGCCTCTTACAAATGCCGGTGGTGTCATTGCCGACATCTTTCCTGCGGACCAGCGCGGTCTGGCAACCAGCCTTTTCGCTGGTGCACCATTTCTGGGTCCATCCCTTGGTCCTGTTATTGGCGGCTTCCTCGGTGAAAATGCTGGCTGGCGATGGGTACAGGGCTTTCTTGCTGTATTCACAGGACTGATCTGGGTGGCTGAAGGACTCGTAATCCCTGAGACATATGCACCACTGCTGCTAAGAAAGCGCGCCGAACGCCTCTCGGCTGTCACAGGCAAAGTTTACCGCAGTAAGTTGGAAGCTGAGCGTGACAGAGTGCCCATTAGTGAAATGTTTAGGGCCGCGCTTGGTCGACCCTGGGTTTTGTTATTTGCCGAGCCCATCGTCCTATTTCTTTCGCTTTACATGGCTATTATCTATGGAACGCTCTATATGCTCTTCGATGCGTTCCCTATAGTCTTCCAAGAAATTCGTGGCTGGAGCCAGGGAATTGGCAGCTTGCCATTTTTGGCTGTGATGATCGGAATGATGATAGCTGTCGGAATCAACATGTATGACAACAAGCGTTATGTGTGTATCCACAAGCAGCATAATGGATTCGCACCACCAGAAGCTCGCCTTCCGCCGACCATGTGGGGTGGACTCGCCATCCCAATTGGGCTGTTCTGGTTTGCATGGACCAACTATCCGTCTATTCCCTGGATTGTCAGCGTCCTGGCGGCAGCGCCCTTTGGATTTGGCATGGTTCTAGTGTTCTTAGGAATCATGAACTATCTGATCGATGCCTACACTATCTATGCAGCATCAGTACTAGCGGCTAATTCGATTATCCGATCATGCTTCGGTGCTGTATTCCCGCTTTTCACGACTTACATGTATCAGAATCTTGGGATACATTGGGCATCATGCATTCCGGCATTCCTTGCCGTTGTGTGTGTGCCatttccattcttcttttaTCGATATGGCCATGCTGTACGCCGTAAATGCAAGTACGCTGCTGAGGCAGACGACTTCATACGCTCGCTTGCCCAGAAGGCTCGCGACCCAAGCGTTGCCGACGACCAGGAGGCCGAACTTGAAGCTGAGGCGGTTGCCAATCAAAGCGCCGTTTTAGGGATCTCCAACTCTGCAGACGAGGACTCATTTAGCTCTCGTTCGTCCCTGGAACGCATTGAGACGGCCTATGATGTTAATCCTTTCGATATTGATCACGTCAACACGCGCAACTCGGCCATCACACAGCGGTCGCGTTCAAAAGGTCGCCGGCATTGGCTTTTCGGTTTGGGAACTAAGTGA
- a CDS encoding uncharacterized protein (ID:PFLUO_009594-T1.cds;~source:funannotate) produces the protein MALPLTLLAFGLGVAAHSGMSNIKNVVVLVQENRSFDTLAGGLNYNPNIDGLVNRSYCNPANVSLANSHPVCAAGIAKNIAKDDPDHSITGGNMQVFGTYHPAPDAHSSMSGFVTEQSAYYDLEGKMMEAAEVINYYQPGMVPVTNAMAENYVLFDRWFASIPGPTDPNRAYLTSGTSHGHGTNDEDFYDSKLPQKSIFQQLSENNISWINYQNTTRLGSSSFLPDSLFYEWTHKSGKGKTNVLPIDRFYEDAKAGKLPQFTWINPECCDYMSMHPKSPINMGENFMKGIYEAIRNSPQWKDTLFIGQVTWDEHGGFADHVPPPTGVPPGDNLPYVEQAPDGKNYTFHFDRLGIRVPTMLISPWVEKGVVQNKPSSGKNEFTHTSILKFVSELWGLETLTPRVDWSPSFSNLITNNFRHDAPEKLPNAAGY, from the exons atggcaCTCCCGCTCACCTTGCTTGCCTTCGGGCTCGGCGTCGCTGCGCACTCCGGCATGAGCAACATCAAGAATGTGGTCGTGCTGGTGCAAGAGAACCGCTCCTTCGACACCCTTGCCGGTGGCTTAAATTACAACCCCAACATTGACGGTCTGGTTAATCGATCATACTGCAATCCGGCTAATGTGTCCTTGGCGAACTCCCACCCGGTCTGCGCGGCTGGCATCGCCAAAAACATCGCCAAAGACGACCCCGACCACAGCATTACGGGTGGGAACATGCAGGTCTTTGGTACCTACCATCCAGCTCCTGATGCACACTCCTCCATGAGCGGCTTTGTCACCGAGCAGAGTGCCTACTACGACCTGGAGGGCAAGATGATGGAGGCTGCCGAGGTGATCAACTACTACCAGCCCGGCATGGTGCCCGTCACCAATGCCATGGCGGAGAACTATGTGCTGTTCGACCGCTGGTTCGCGTCGATTCCCGGACCGACAGACCCCAACCGTGCGTATTTGACTTCAGGTACTTCGCACGGACATGGCACCAACGACGAAGATTTCTATGATTCTAAGCTGCCCCAGAAGTCAATCTTCCAGCAGTTGTCCGAGAACAATATCAGCTGGATCAACTACCAAAATACTACTAGGTTGGGGAGCTCGAGCTTCCTGCCCGATTCATTGTTTTATGAGTGGACTCATAAGTCTGGCAAGGGAAAGACGAATGTCTTGCCTATTGACCGCTTCTACGAGGATGCCAAAGCTGGCAAGCTACCGCAGTTTACTTGGATCAACCCTGAGTGCTGTGACTACATGTCTATGCATCCCAAATCCCCGATTAATATGGGCGAGAACTTCATGAAGGGTATCTACGAGGCCATCCGCAACTCGCCGCAGTGGAAAGATACTCTGTTCATT GGTCAGGTGACGTGGGACGAACACGGAGGCTTTGCTGACCATGTTCCTCCGCCGACTGGAGTGCCTCCGGGCGACAACCTGCCCTACGTTGAACAAGCTCCCGATGGCAAGAATTACACCTTCCACTTTGATCGCCTGGGCATTCGCGTGCCTACTATGCTGATTTCTCCCTGGGTGGAGAAGGGCGTAGTTCAGAACAAGCCCAGCTCGGGGAAGAATGAGTTCACCCACACTTCCATCCTCAAGTTTGTTTCCGAGCTTTGGGGTCTGGAGACCCTGACTCCACGCGTGGATTGGTCTCCCTCATTTAGCAATTTGATCACCAACAATTTCCGTCATGATGCACCGGAAAAGCTACCCAATGCGGCCGGCTATTAG
- a CDS encoding uncharacterized protein (ID:PFLUO_009595-T1.cds;~source:funannotate) yields MNFDLPPGLTAHLESLDSFIQSTILPLQHSGDNNRFFDHRREHARTDWDHDGKPRQEWEELLKQGRILADAAGFYRFALPKEYGGQEHPDTNVWMAATRYHLSSHPVYGGGLGLANDLQNEHSVVGNFPDLLMIHHFGSEEQRRTLIPARMRGEFRTTFGLTEPDHGSDATFMSTMARPERGGFEISGAKKWQTGAHNCTHFLIFARTSGQPGSTRGITAFFVPRDTPGVQIASYEWTLNMPTDHATVNLDHVWVPESAILGSIDKGLAIAQTFVHENRIRQAASSCGAARYCLDRSIERARARKIWGEGRTLADNQAIQFPVVELMTQVEMLQLLILKTSWEMDRIVAECRSPDVKHPPWVEIERRLSDKVAMCNFWANRLCCQAADRAIQIHGGDGYSRHYPFEHIYRHFRRYRITEGAEEIQIRKIAAYIFGFAGPKKEVEAAEPAKAKI; encoded by the exons ATGAACTTTGATCTGCCCCCGGGGCTCACGGCGCATTTAGAGTCACTCGATTCCTTCATCCAATCGACTATCTTGCCGCTTCAACATTCTGGTGACAACAATCGGTTTTTCGACCATCGCCGAGAACATGCCCGCACGGACTGGGATCATGATGGCAAGCCCCGTCAGGAATGGGAAGAGCTGCTGA AACAAGGCCGCATCCTGGCCGATGCAGCGGGATTTTATCGTTTCGCTCTCCCCAAAGAGTATGGTGGACAAGAGCATCCAGACACAAATGTGTGGATGGCGGCGACGCGCTATCACTTGTCGTCTCACCCAGTGTATGGAGGCGGGCTGGGTCTCGCCAATGACCTGCAAAATGAGCACAGTGTCGTCGGCAATTTTCCAGATCTTTTGATGATCCATCATTTTGGCAGCGAGGAGCAGCGACGGACTCTGATTCCCGCCAGGATGCGTGGGGAGTTTCGAACAACCTTCGGCCTGACTGAGCCCGATCATGGGAGTGATGCTACATTTATGTCTACCATGGCCCGTCCCGAGCGCGGCGGGTTCGAGATTAGCGGAGCGAAGAAGTGGCAAACGGGCGCGCATAATTGCACCCACTTTCTCATCTTTGCACGGACATCAGGCCAGCCTGGCTCAACCCGTGGTATAACTGCCTTTTTTGTGCCTCGGGACACCCCAGGGGTGCAAATCGCCAGCTATGAGTGGACATTGAACATGCCAACAGATCACGCCACAGTGAACCTCGATCACGTCTGGGTACCAGAATCCGCCATTTTAGGTTCTATAGATAAAGGACTTGCTATCGCACAGACCTTTGTCCACGAAAATCGAATTCGGCAGGCAGCGAGCTCCTGCGGTGCCGCCAGATACTGTCTAGATCGCAGTATTGAACGAGCACGGGCACGAAAGATCTGGGGCGAGGGCCGAACGCTGGCTGATAACCAGGCCATCCAATTCCCTGTCGTGGAACTGATGACCCAGGTTGAGATGCTACAACTACTAATCCTGAAGACCAGTTGGGAAATGGATCGAATTGTTGCAGAATGTCGTTCACCCGACGTGAAACACCCGCCATGGGTAGAGATTGAACGGCGCTTGAGTGACAAAGTGGCCATGTGCAATTTCTGGGCGAATCGGTTGTGCTGCCAGGCAGCAGACCGTGCCATTCAG ATCCACGGGGGAGATGGATACTCTCGTCACTATCCCTTTGAACACAT CTACCGACACTTCCGGCGATATCGCATTACCGAGGGTGCAGAAGAGATCCAAATACGCAAAATAGCGGCGTACATCTTCGGATTTGCGGGTCCAaagaaggaggtggaggctGCAGAGCCGGCTAAAGCCAAGATTTAA